In the Devosia sp. SL43 genome, one interval contains:
- a CDS encoding tripartite tricarboxylate transporter TctB family protein, whose protein sequence is MLYLVLGVGGFAIAQHYAFGTPRQMGPGFFPSIISGLLIAFGAVAVIRGVAIDGPRVSGWNLKGMALITGSVVAFGVTLAPLGLPLAIVISTLIAAAASEKFRFDWRALAGLVLLAGVCSIVFVSLLGVPMPLLGTWLSFIPR, encoded by the coding sequence ATGCTCTACCTCGTTCTGGGCGTTGGCGGCTTCGCCATCGCCCAGCATTACGCGTTCGGCACCCCCCGCCAGATGGGTCCCGGTTTTTTCCCCAGCATCATCAGTGGCCTGCTGATCGCGTTTGGCGCGGTGGCGGTCATCCGCGGCGTCGCCATCGATGGCCCGCGGGTCAGCGGCTGGAACCTCAAGGGCATGGCGCTGATCACCGGATCGGTCGTCGCCTTCGGCGTCACGCTAGCCCCGCTCGGCCTGCCTCTGGCCATTGTCATCTCAACGCTGATCGCCGCAGCCGCCAGCGAGAAATTCCGCTTCGACTGGCGCGCCCTGGCCGGTCTCGTCCTGCTGGCCGGCGTGTGCAGCATCGTCTTTGTCAGCCTGCTCGGCGTGCCAATGCCGCTGCTAGGCACCTGGCTCAGCTTCATTCCCCGCTAG
- a CDS encoding substrate-binding domain-containing protein encodes MGDPNRLQTYLRKLSMGAAAGEKLPTFRQLMQDFSLSQSAVQRVFEALRAEGLIVSQVGRGTFFTGGAEAPASDFERSRNSGTGRSVILLRRPLQNQRGRLVLDRLQQALSNHGDVTLEVAYSDPDHARQVLQTLPRFDACIVQNSFDIMPIDMIAAIRRRTDTVIVDGAWLVGTDIDAVGFEWGEPVERAVQLLAETGHERIVLATTANAFLANEMGLHRYRSMRSRPGIGDRLSQELRIPHLPPQAYEEAVVAALVEAGMLEGAQRTGLIVWGIESGQRFKTLLQRAGARVPEDVSVVLLGRTDIAEESAGLFHTIGYRAEQQADAVFARLLDRWERPNRPFELGLLPVEELAGPSIKITTGDPAG; translated from the coding sequence ATGGGTGATCCGAACAGATTGCAGACCTATTTGCGCAAGCTCTCCATGGGAGCTGCAGCAGGGGAAAAACTGCCGACCTTCCGGCAGCTGATGCAGGATTTTTCCCTGTCGCAGTCGGCCGTGCAGCGGGTGTTCGAAGCGTTGCGCGCCGAGGGCCTGATCGTGTCCCAGGTGGGCCGCGGAACCTTTTTCACCGGCGGCGCAGAGGCACCCGCTAGCGACTTTGAGCGCTCCCGCAATTCGGGCACAGGCCGCAGCGTCATCCTGTTGCGTCGGCCGTTGCAGAACCAGCGCGGACGGCTGGTGCTCGATCGGCTGCAACAGGCGCTGAGCAACCATGGCGACGTGACGCTGGAGGTGGCCTATTCCGATCCGGACCATGCGCGACAGGTGTTGCAGACCCTGCCGCGTTTCGACGCCTGCATCGTTCAGAACTCGTTCGACATCATGCCGATCGATATGATCGCCGCCATCCGCCGCCGAACCGATACCGTGATCGTCGATGGGGCCTGGCTGGTCGGCACCGATATTGACGCCGTCGGCTTCGAATGGGGCGAACCGGTGGAGCGCGCGGTGCAACTGCTGGCCGAGACAGGCCACGAGCGGATCGTGCTGGCGACCACCGCCAATGCGTTTCTAGCCAATGAAATGGGCCTGCACCGATATCGATCAATGCGCTCGCGACCGGGCATCGGCGACCGGCTGAGCCAGGAGCTGCGCATCCCGCACCTGCCGCCGCAGGCCTATGAGGAAGCGGTCGTGGCGGCGTTGGTCGAGGCAGGCATGCTGGAAGGCGCCCAGCGGACCGGCCTCATCGTCTGGGGCATTGAAAGCGGCCAGCGCTTCAAGACGCTGCTGCAGCGCGCCGGCGCCCGTGTGCCGGAGGATGTCTCGGTGGTGCTGCTTGGCCGCACCGATATTGCCGAAGAATCTGCGGGCCTGTTCCACACTATCGGTTATCGCGCCGAACAGCAGGCGGATGCGGTCTTCGCCCGGCTGCTGGACCGGTGGGAGCGGCCCAACCGGCCATTTGAACTGGGCCTGCTGCCGGTGGAGGAACTGGCAGGGCCTTCCATCAAAATCACAACCGGCGATCCAGCCGGCTAA
- a CDS encoding Bug family tripartite tricarboxylate transporter substrate binding protein codes for MKNLKRLFVLGVAVSALVAPALGQSDGTITLLVGYSAGGSADFAARVVAPELGERLGRTVVVENATGASGMIALQNLLNGGTDGSILYYGGFDTVAVPMVNKSVGIDWKVETIPVGRTAITSMSITVPAASPYTSLGDLVAAAKAEPDTLTYGTPGIGSAQHFVGEMISTVGDITLVHAPYQGGAQVATDLLAGLLDSAVLTTSTALPFIKDGQVRALAVTSSDRSSALPDVPALGEIPGFEGVALPLFQGVFVKAGTSPEIVAELSAAIADLAADPDVVARLAESGFVAAPLEAQPFAAFIDEQQAIYASIIDGAQISVE; via the coding sequence ATGAAGAATTTGAAACGCCTGTTCGTGCTCGGCGTTGCCGTCTCGGCCCTGGTCGCCCCGGCGCTCGGCCAGTCCGACGGAACGATTACGCTGCTGGTCGGCTATTCCGCGGGTGGCAGCGCCGATTTCGCGGCGCGCGTGGTTGCGCCGGAACTGGGCGAGCGCTTGGGCCGCACCGTGGTGGTGGAGAACGCCACCGGCGCCAGCGGCATGATCGCACTGCAGAACCTGCTCAACGGCGGCACTGACGGCTCGATCCTCTACTATGGCGGCTTCGACACCGTCGCGGTGCCGATGGTCAACAAGTCGGTGGGCATCGACTGGAAGGTCGAGACCATTCCCGTGGGCCGCACGGCGATCACCTCGATGTCCATCACGGTGCCGGCCGCCTCGCCATACACCTCGCTGGGCGATCTCGTTGCGGCGGCCAAGGCCGAACCCGACACGCTGACCTATGGCACGCCGGGCATCGGTTCGGCCCAGCATTTCGTCGGAGAGATGATCTCGACCGTCGGCGACATCACCCTGGTCCACGCGCCTTACCAAGGCGGTGCGCAGGTGGCGACGGACTTGCTGGCTGGTCTCCTTGACTCCGCAGTGTTGACCACGTCGACGGCGCTGCCCTTCATCAAGGATGGGCAGGTTCGGGCGCTTGCCGTCACCAGCAGTGACCGTTCGTCCGCCTTGCCAGACGTGCCGGCGCTGGGTGAAATCCCCGGCTTCGAGGGTGTGGCGCTGCCGCTGTTCCAGGGCGTTTTCGTCAAGGCCGGGACGTCCCCCGAGATCGTGGCCGAACTCAGTGCGGCCATTGCGGATCTGGCAGCTGATCCGGACGTCGTGGCGCGTCTGGCCGAGTCCGGTTTCGTCGCTGCACCGCTCGAAGCTCAGCCGTTTGCCGCCTTCATCGACGAACAGCAGGCTATCTATGCCTCGATCATTGACGGCGCCCAGATCAGCGTCGAGTAA
- a CDS encoding lyase family protein, which yields MFQSVITRHWFAPEAVAIWTDASTVQAWLYVEAALAQAQGELGLIPAAVVPAIVAACRAEKMDFGRLSADIAHAQHPFVPVLKQVEQLAGEPAAGYLHWGATTQNIFDTATALQMRRTHRLTVTALSGLEQSLALLARTHRDTLQVGRTHGQHALPMTFGYKVLAWLDEIRRARTRLEQRIDGSFPVNLGGAIGTFAAMGDKGPAVAAAVASRLGLEAAELPLRSSFDRPADYLAALALLAQVADKIAHDVVFLQRTEVGEVAEAFHDGKVGSSTMAQKRNPSTALLLISLCRLLTARVPLATWSMPRMDEGDSSATNVTDIVVPEIAILGVSIATTLAGLCDGLVVHADRMAANLELTRGQILSEAIMMRLSDQMGRHHAHHALYESTQVATAENRTLSEVMAKVHPQAGHVAAGIRVDTYLGAIGALTDKLAPDTAD from the coding sequence ATGTTTCAATCCGTCATCACCCGTCACTGGTTCGCGCCGGAGGCCGTTGCCATCTGGACCGACGCCAGCACGGTGCAGGCCTGGCTCTACGTCGAGGCGGCCCTGGCTCAGGCGCAGGGGGAGCTGGGGCTCATCCCTGCCGCGGTCGTGCCGGCCATCGTCGCGGCCTGCCGGGCCGAGAAGATGGATTTCGGCCGACTGAGTGCCGACATTGCCCATGCGCAACACCCCTTCGTGCCTGTGCTCAAACAGGTGGAGCAACTGGCGGGTGAACCGGCGGCCGGCTACCTCCATTGGGGCGCCACCACGCAGAATATCTTCGACACCGCCACGGCCCTGCAGATGCGCAGGACGCACCGGTTGACGGTGACCGCACTGTCCGGCCTGGAGCAGAGCCTGGCCCTGCTCGCCCGCACGCATCGCGATACTTTGCAGGTGGGGCGGACCCACGGGCAGCACGCGCTGCCAATGACCTTCGGCTACAAAGTACTGGCGTGGCTGGATGAAATCCGCCGCGCTCGAACCCGGCTCGAGCAGCGGATCGATGGTTCCTTCCCGGTCAATCTGGGCGGCGCCATCGGGACATTCGCCGCCATGGGTGACAAAGGGCCGGCCGTCGCGGCTGCGGTGGCGTCGCGGCTGGGGCTAGAGGCCGCCGAACTGCCGCTGCGCTCGTCTTTTGACAGGCCGGCAGACTATCTAGCAGCGCTCGCCTTGCTGGCACAGGTCGCGGACAAGATCGCTCACGACGTGGTTTTCCTGCAGCGCACCGAAGTCGGCGAGGTCGCGGAGGCGTTCCACGACGGAAAGGTCGGTAGTTCGACCATGGCGCAGAAGCGCAATCCATCAACGGCCCTGTTGCTGATCAGCCTCTGCCGATTGCTGACGGCGCGCGTGCCTCTCGCCACTTGGTCGATGCCGCGGATGGATGAGGGCGATTCCTCGGCCACCAACGTCACCGACATCGTTGTGCCCGAGATCGCCATTCTGGGCGTCTCGATCGCAACCACACTGGCCGGCTTGTGCGACGGCCTGGTCGTGCATGCCGACCGGATGGCGGCCAATCTCGAGCTGACACGGGGACAGATATTGTCCGAGGCCATCATGATGCGCCTCTCCGATCAGATGGGCCGGCACCACGCCCATCACGCCCTCTACGAATCCACCCAGGTCGCAACGGCCGAAAACCGGACGCTGTCCGAGGTAATGGCAAAGGTGCATCCGCAAGCCGGCCATGTCGCTGCCGGCATAAGGGTCGACACCTATCTCGGCGCCATCGGCGCATTGACTGACAAGCTGGCCCCCGACACTGCCGATTGA
- a CDS encoding transporter substrate-binding domain-containing protein — translation MNSKEPEPWRVGVLFSRSGVTSITESEHFFGTALAIEEINADGGVLGRQIAPVAYDPGGDNSAYRALARELLTEEELSVIFGCSTSASRKAVLPIVERHNGLLVYPSMYEGFEYSENVIYTGATLNQNTFALADYLLQRYGRRVYLVGADYIYPRESNRVMRDLIESKGGEVVAERYIPLDAGTAELTALVDEIERLAPDAVFSTVIGTSAQEFYSLYDARGIDRSQCPIASLTMAESEIRAIGWEKCTGHILAASYFQSIDSDANRRFVMAYKSRFGEGTNTSVWSQPAYAQVHMFARALERVGSMDGSKLAAAMLKEEMDAPEGKLFFDEDTRHIWVTPRIGVLGDGGLFDIVWEAPAAVRPDPYLVTSRFDETWLSGEA, via the coding sequence ATGAACAGCAAAGAACCCGAACCGTGGCGTGTCGGCGTCCTATTCTCGCGCAGCGGCGTGACCAGCATCACCGAGAGCGAACATTTCTTCGGCACGGCATTGGCCATCGAGGAAATCAATGCGGACGGTGGCGTGCTCGGGCGCCAGATAGCGCCGGTGGCCTACGATCCAGGCGGCGACAATTCGGCCTATCGTGCACTGGCTCGCGAGCTACTGACCGAGGAAGAGCTTAGCGTCATTTTCGGCTGTTCCACTTCGGCCAGCCGCAAGGCGGTGCTGCCCATCGTCGAACGGCACAATGGGCTGCTGGTATACCCCTCCATGTATGAGGGTTTCGAGTATTCCGAGAACGTCATCTATACCGGCGCGACGCTGAACCAGAATACCTTTGCGCTGGCCGACTACCTGCTGCAGCGATACGGCCGGCGCGTCTACCTCGTCGGCGCGGACTACATCTATCCTCGCGAATCCAATCGAGTGATGCGCGACCTGATCGAATCCAAGGGCGGCGAGGTGGTGGCCGAGCGCTACATTCCCCTCGATGCCGGAACTGCCGAACTAACCGCGCTGGTGGACGAGATCGAGCGGCTCGCGCCTGACGCCGTATTCTCGACCGTCATCGGCACCTCGGCGCAGGAATTCTACTCCCTATACGACGCACGCGGCATCGACCGCAGCCAATGTCCAATCGCCAGTCTCACGATGGCCGAAAGCGAAATCCGCGCCATCGGCTGGGAAAAATGCACGGGCCACATCTTGGCCGCCTCGTACTTCCAGAGCATCGACAGCGACGCCAATCGGCGGTTCGTCATGGCCTACAAGTCCCGCTTCGGCGAGGGCACCAATACCAGCGTCTGGTCGCAGCCTGCCTATGCGCAGGTGCATATGTTCGCCCGGGCCCTCGAGCGCGTAGGATCGATGGATGGCAGCAAGCTTGCCGCTGCCATGCTGAAGGAAGAAATGGACGCGCCCGAGGGAAAGCTGTTTTTCGACGAAGATACCCGTCACATCTGGGTGACGCCGCGTATCGGCGTGCTGGGGG